TGGGTGGCGATCGCCTTACACTTGTTCTCAACTGTTGGTCTTTATACTCTGGCTGCTACTGGTATTAGTACCGTGGGATATGTCAGTTCTGGTGCAGCTTTGTTACTAACTATTTTGCGTCCAGCAATTCGGGCTTACGAATATTTATATGCACGATTAGCGATGATTCGCCAAGAATGGAAGTATCCCCGTGAAGATATTGTCGAACTTCGTGATCGCTTTAATTTTTTAGAAGAGAAAGTTCGGCAAATAGAAGACCAACTTAATTCAGAACAACCTGACTCATTGCCAGCCACTCAACAACGCTTTGCCGAAACAACTCGTAGAGAATTAGCTCAGATTGCTGCCAATTTAGAACAATTACGAGCGACAAACCAAACTGAACATGAACGACTGACGCGGGAAGCAAGAAATGCGATCGCAGAACTTTCCACCGATGGACAATTTCTCGATCATGTCCGCGAAATTATCCGATTTTTTAAATCAGCCTAATTAGACCGATTCAATTAATGATTGCAATAAATCCAGAAGTAGAGACGTTGCAGTGCAACGTCTCTACTATTTATAAATTTTTATTATTTTAGCTCTAGTTATAATATAATTTTCATAAATATTTGCAATAAATCAATTGCCTTTAGGGGTGTATATTTGTACGCTCTGAAGTTTATATTTTTAGCAATAATTTCGTATGAAGGAAAAGGAATTATTTTCTATTGTCTTTTGCGCTTGAATCCTAAACCAATACTTATGGCAGCTAAGCTTAGTAGACCCAAGGTTGATTTAGGTTCTGGAACTGATTCAGAAACCACTAGGGGTGTTAGAAGATAAGCATGAGATTGACCATTTAAGAAACCTCTACCTACAATTTGCCCTTTATTGTTAATATCCCTTGCATCCTCTAGTTCCCAATTCAAATTATCAACAATTAAATTATTAAGATCCTGTAGTTGACCATCCCACAAGAAAGGATGGCGTTGTCCAGTTAGAGGAGAAATTTCAGAAATACTTGAGTACCCAATTACCTGACCCAAGTCATTAATGCCTGTAGCTACACTATAAGTATTTTCATTAGAACCAAGAATACCTAAGCCAAATACATCACCATTAGACCACAATACAGCTTCACCATTTGACGATCCAACCACCTGTCCTACGTTATTAATATCGGAAGCACTATTCTCCGAAGACCCATCCAGTGCAGGTAATTCAACTACTTGACCTTGAGTTAATACAACAGCACTAGAGCCAAAAACAGGCGGTTTTCTGAGAGGCACAGAGATACCAGCAATTTGACCTAAATTATTAATTTCTGTAGGAATGCAAGATGGATTATTAGAAGAAGTTAAACCTGTTTTAATACCGTTTTTCCACAACCAGCCTAAAAATTGATCTTGACCTTTTGAGTTGGTGAACAATACACTACCAACTACGTGACCTAAATCGTTAATTGCTTCTGCCCTGTTGAAATTAGTAATGCCGTTAAAAGAGCCTAGATCAGTAACAATATTTTGATTACCTAAAAGAGGATGATCTCCAT
This region of Nostoc sp. UHCC 0302 genomic DNA includes:
- a CDS encoding PEP-CTERM sorting domain-containing protein (PEP-CTERM proteins occur, often in large numbers, in the proteomes of bacteria that also encode an exosortase, a predicted intramembrane cysteine proteinase. The presence of a PEP-CTERM domain at a protein's C-terminus predicts cleavage within the sorting domain, followed by covalent anchoring to some some component of the (usually Gram-negative) cell surface. Many PEP-CTERM proteins exhibit an unusual sequence composition that includes large numbers of potential glycosylation sites. Expression of one such protein has been shown restore the ability of a bacterium to form floc, a type of biofilm.), with amino-acid sequence MENNIFTKLATISAGAALSLALIGVKSAQAVPLYSITDLGSFGGYPGLSPNRINDVGQVILNNEKSFLWSNGNLTDLTAFNSINGIVLDINNSGQIVGTSSDLNGDHPLLGNQNIVTDLGSFNGITNFNRAEAINDLGHVVGSVLFTNSKGQDQFLGWLWKNGIKTGLTSSNNPSCIPTEINNLGQIAGISVPLRKPPVFGSSAVVLTQGQVVELPALDGSSENSASDINNVGQVVGSSNGEAVLWSNGDVFGLGILGSNENTYSVATGINDLGQVIGYSSISEISPLTGQRHPFLWDGQLQDLNNLIVDNLNWELEDARDINNKGQIVGRGFLNGQSHAYLLTPLVVSESVPEPKSTLGLLSLAAISIGLGFKRKRQ